The Triticum dicoccoides isolate Atlit2015 ecotype Zavitan chromosome 6A, WEW_v2.0, whole genome shotgun sequence genome has a window encoding:
- the LOC119318573 gene encoding deoxyhypusine hydroxylase-B-like yields the protein MYFLECSAARDPSNLLAHEAAFALGQMQDVEAIPALEGVLKDLSLHPIVRHEAAEALGAIGLEKSISLLKESLAADPAVEVQETCELALRRIEGQKNASGAESTTISPYLSVDPALPAKQGLSVEQLRELLLNEQEKMYERYAALFALRNDGGDYAVSAIIESLGVKSALLRHEVAYVLGQLQNKAASDALSGVLKNVNEHPMVRHEAAEALGSIADQESIALLEEFSKDPEPIVSQSCEVALSMLEYERSGKSFEFLFLQTPQVQQES from the exons ATGTATTTTCTTGAATGCTCAGCTGCAAGGGATCCCTCTAACTTGCTTGCCCATGAGGCTGCATTTGCGCTTGGACAAATGCAGGATGTTGAAGCTATCCCTGCATTAGAGGGAGTTCTCAAGGATCTTTCACTGCATCCAATTGTCCGCCACGAG GCTGCTGAAGCCCTGGGAGCTATTGGCTTGGAAAAGAGCATTTCCCTGTTGAAAGAGAGTTTAGCAGCTGATCCTGCCGTGGAGGTGCAAGAAACATGCGAATTGGCTCTTAGACGGATAGAAGGGCAGAAGAATGCTAGTGGCGCTGAAAGCACAACAATTTCGCCTTATCTATCAGTTGATCCAGCACTGCCTGCCAAGCAAGGACTTTCAGTAGAACAACTAAG GGAGCTTCTCCTCAACGAGCAAGAAAAGATGTATGAACGTTATGCAGCTCTTTTTGCGCTTAGGAATGATGGCGGAGATTATGCTGTTTCTGCTATCATTGAATCTCTAGGTGTGAAAAGTGCTCTACTGCGCCACGAG GTCGCTTATGTATTAGGTCAGCTGCAAAATAAGGCTGCTTCAGATGCACTTTCTGGTGTGCTGAAGAACGTCAATGAGCACCCGATGGTCAGACATGAAGCTGCTGAGGCCCTTGGTTCAATTGCGG ATCAAGAAAGCATTGCGCTTCTGGAGGAATTTTCCAAGGACCCCGAGCCCATCGTCTCCCAAAGCTGTGAAGTAGCCCTCAGCATGCTCGAGTACGAGAGATCAGGGAAGTCGTTCGAG TTCCTGTTCCTCCAGACTCCTCAGGTGCAGCAGGAGTCCTGA
- the LOC119318574 gene encoding bet1-like SNARE 1-1, whose protein sequence is MNARGYRSTRTALFDGIEEGGIRSSAYSSHEIDEHENERAMDGLQDRVSILKRISGDINEEVEAHNRMLDRMGNDMDSSRGFLSGTVDKFKTVFETKSSRRMGTLVASFVALFMLVYYLTR, encoded by the exons ATGAACGCGAGGGG CTACCGAAGCACCAGAACTGCTCTTTTTGATGGCATTGAAGAAGGTGGAATCCGATCATCAGCTTATTCTTCACATGAGATAGATGAACATGAGAATGAGCGAGCTATGGATGGATTGCAAGATCGAGTCAGCATTCTCAAGAGG ATATCAGGTGATATAAATGAAGAGGTGGAGGCTCATAACCGGATGCTGGACAGAATG GGGAATGACATGGATTCATCAAGGGGGTTTCTCTCTGGAACAGTGGACAAATTCAAGACA GTGTTCGAGACCAAGTCGAGCAGGAGGATGGGGACACTCGTGGCGTCATTCGTCGCGCTCTTCATGCTAGTGTACTACCTGACCAGGTAG
- the LOC119314713 gene encoding AT-hook motif nuclear-localized protein 20-like: protein MANRWWDGHLGLPGVAPEQPSGSSGPKVESLALVVKDPETSPTSGGGEHADENKETVGGGEPRDLGAVVPAPNRRPRGRPPGSKNKPKPPIFVTRDSPNALRSHVMEVAGGADVCDAIAQFSRRRQRGVCVLSGAGTVANVALRQPSAPGGAVVALHGRFEILSLTGTFLPGPAPPGSTGLTVYLAGGQGQVVGGSVVGSLVAAGPVMVIASTFANATYERLPLEDEDEGSGPPMAHDPLMAGGVHVHGHGHGMPDPSAMPMFNMPPNNGHLGGGGDGFPWAPHSRAPY from the coding sequence ATGGCGAACCGGTGGTGGGACGGCCATTTGGGGCTGCCGGGCGTGGCGCCGGAGCAGCCGTCCGGCTCGTCGGGCCCCAAGGTCGAGTCGCTCGCCCTCGTCGTCAAAGACCCTGAGACCAGCCCGACGTCCGGTGGCGGCGAGCACGCGGACGAGAACAAGGAGACTGTCGGTGGCGGCGAGCCGCGCGATCTGGGCGCGGTGGTGCCCGCCCCGAACCGGCGGCCCCGGGGCCGGCCGCCGGGGTCCAAGAACAAGCCGAAGCCGCCCATCTTCGTGACGCGCGACAGCCCCAACGCGCTGCGCAGCCACGTGATGGAGGTGGCCGGCGGCGCCGACGTGTGCGACGCCATCGCACAGTTCTCGCGCCGCCGGCAGCGCGGCGTGTGCGTGCTCAGCGGTGCCGGGACCGTGGCCAACGTGGCGCTGCGCCAGCCGTCGGCCCCCGGCGGCGCCGTGGTGGCCCTCCACGGCCGCTTCGAGATCCTCTCGCTTACCGGGACCTTCCTCCCGGGGCCCGCGCCTCCGGGGTCCACGGGGCTCACCGTGTACCTGGCCGGCGGGCAGGGGCAGGTGGTGGGCGGCAGCGTGGTGGGCTCGCTCGTCGCCGCGGGCCCCGTCATGGTGATCGCGTCCACGTTCGCCAACGCCACCTACGAGCGCCTGCCgctggaggacgaggacgagggcTCGGGCCCGCCGATGGCGCACGACCCGCTCATGGCCGGCGGCGTCCACGTCCACGGGCACGGGCACGGGATGCCCGACCCGTCGGCGATGCCGATGTTCAACATGCCACCAAACAATGGGcatctcggcggcggcggcgacgggttcCCATGGGCGCCGCACTCTCGCGCTCCCTACTGA